The Clostridia bacterium genome contains the following window.
TTTCCTCCAGCAAACGGGCCGCCGCTTCGTAATTGTCGGCCGCCAAATAATCAAATAAAATTTTGTCCATTGTGAAATGGAGTCAAAAGAGAAAAATCAAGCAAGGCAACGAGCCACGCTACTTCGCCCGATATCGTCTCCGTCACATAAGTGAACTTTCATGACTCGTACCTCCTTTTTAAGATATATACAGTATAAGCCCCTCGGCGTAGTGCTGTCAACCCTTCCCGCCAAAAAACTTCGTCTCGCGTTTCGTTTGTCGTCCGCGCCGCCTTTTCGCCCGCGAGACGGGGCGTATGGTAACGAAAAAGCACGGGACGTACCCGTGCTTTTTCGTTACCGCCTTGCGACGGCTTATTTCTTGTCCGTCTTGTCCACCTTGTCCGTAGTGGTCTCGGCAAGGGCTTTGATAAGACCGGTGACGTTGGCGATTTCGGTAGGCACCACGATCTTGGTGGACTTGCCGTCCGCCACCACTTTCAAGGCCTCGTACCCTTCGAGGGTGAGATAGCTGTTGGTGGGAGCGGCTTGATTAATCAACGTAATGGCTTGCGCTTTACCTTCGCCTTCGGCGATGAGCGCGGCTTTCTCGGCCTCGGCGGCCATGATACGCGCTTGTTTTTGGGCGTCCGCCGCCAATAGTTGCGCTTCGCGATCGGCTTGCGCTCTCAAAATCTTGCTTTCCTTTTCACCTTCGGCGATCAAGATGGAAGATTTCTTTTCACCTTCGGCTTTGAGGATTTGCTCACGGCGTTCACGCTCGGCGCGCATTTGCTTCTCCATGGCTTCCTGAATGTCCTTGGGCGGCAAAATGTTCTTGAGTTCCACGCGGTTGATCTTGATGCCCCAGGGGTCGGTGGCTTCGTCCAGAATGATACGCATCTTGCTGTTGACGGTGTCGCGCGAGGTAAGGGTTTCGTCCAACTCCAATTCGCCTACGATGTTACGCAGGGTAGTGGCCGTCAGGTTCTCGATAGCCGAGATGGGGCGGTCGACGCCGTAGGTGTACAGTTTGGGATCGGTGATGGCGAAATAGACGACGGTGTCTATCTGCATGGTGACGTTATCTTTGGTGATGACGGGTTGCGGCTTGAAGTCGGCCACGATCTCCTTGAGGGAGATAGGTCTGGACGCGCGGTCCAATATGGGCATGATCCAATGGATACCCGTGTTGAGCGTGCGGTGGTAGCGTCCCAGCCGCTCCACGATGACGGCGGTGGATTGACGCACGACCTTGATGCCCGACGCGACGATGATGAGAATGATGAATGCCAAAATGCCGATGATAATGCCGGCGATGGCACCCGACGAAATGCTTGCCAAAATAATCATAAAAACCTCCTGATTTTACGCGCTATTTGCGCTCGGCTATCAACTTGTTGCCGTCGATAGCGATTATCGTTACGATTTCACCCGCGGGAAGCGGCGTGTCGTCTTTGGACTTGATACTCCATACCACGTCCCCCACCTTTGCCTGACCAAGCTGGTCGAAATTGGCCTCCACCGTCATGCGCACTTCGCGGCCGATGAGGCTGTCCGTGTTGGTGGCTTGGTGGCGGTGCATAAAGTACTTGTTGCAGATGGGGCGCAGGAAAACGAGCAGTACCGTGGAGAGGACGACGAAGATGATGACTTGCGCCCACCAAGGCAACCCGGGGATGAACGCCAGCCCCAAGCACAGCAAAGACGATATGGCGAACCATAGCGAAACGAATTGCGGCGTGGCCAATTCGACGACCAAAGTGACGACGAATATACCCAGCCAAATCCACACCATAATAGGCATATAACGCACCTCCTTGTTAGCGTTAGCGCGTTTGCGCTTACGATTATTATACGACTTTTTCGCCCGATTGACAATACTCTCGCGTCATTTTCACGTGTTTTTCGGCGAAACACGGGTATAAGCGCACCAAATATTTACAAGTGTCTAAACTTAAAATATGGTATTGACGAAAAGGATAATTGCTATTATAATAGAAAATACGGAATAGTATCTATTTCGATTTTTGGCGAGGAGATATAACCAAAATGCATCTGAATATGAAATTGAAAAGAAAGCAGACGTTGTTGGGTATACTGAAGACCATCGCCTATTTTGCGGGCTATCCCCTCATGGTGCTGTTCGTCGCCATCGGTAGCGTGCCCTTTATGAAAGAGGGCGCGTTCAGCGGCACGTGGTACCTCGGCATAGTCATCGCGCTCATCCCCTGGTTGGTCGGCGCGATATTGCAGATAGCGTTCGGTTGCGTTACTCAAAACCAATACTTCAAGACCTTGGTCGTCGGCATCGTTTCCACGGTGTGTATGCTGGGTTGCGCTTTGGCGTTGGACTTCAACGGCAAGCAGGTAATGGCGGATATGAACGAGCGCTACGTCGCCACCCAGACCAAGGATGCGGACGGCAACACGGTCGTCACGGCCAAGACGATCACCGTGCCCACCTACCGTATGGGTGCGGACGGCAAAGTGGGCACCGCCACTTGGACGATGAGCAGTACGGCGGTCACGTTCGAGACCATCGACTTCCTCAAAGGTCACTATCTCACGCTTACGCCCGGCTACGGCAGTGTTACCGAGTCCTACCTGTCCGAGCTCGGCAACTTCCAGCGCATTTATAACGTAAGCCTGTACGGCGAAAACAAGAAGGTCACCGCGGACGGCAAGTCGGTCACCAATACCGACCTGTCTTTGGCGACCATCGATCCCGCCACGGGCATTCCGTTCAACAAAAACGGCGTGGTCAGCGAGAGTTACGTCTACTCGGTCGATTTTGCGCTCAACGTGCTCATCAACTACTACGAAGCCGTCAACAAGTTCGCCACCCTCAACGTGGATATGACGCCCTACGTCGCCAAGATCGAGGTGGAACAACCCATGGCCGACGACGAGACGCCCAACGATTACAAGGCCCGCGTCGCCGCGATGAGCCACGAAGAGAAGTTGGAAACGGACGCGCAATACAGAGCGCGCATCGCCGCCATGACGCCGCAAGAGAAGTTGGAGGCCGTGTACAAGGCCGAGCTCAAGCGCGTCAAGGAGAGCGAAGAGTACAGGACGTACCAAACGAGCGACGAGTACGTCGCCGCCTATGGCGAAAACGGCACGGCCAAGGGCTATATGCTCACGGTCGAGCGGGTCAAAGAGATTTTGCCCGTGTTGGTCAAATACGTCACGTTCGTCCTGAAACGCAGCCAAGTGGTGTCCGACTTGTACGATATGGTCAACGGTTTGTTGAGTTTGGAGAAACTCAACGAGACGCTCGCCAAAGAGAATTACACGTTGCAAGACGTGGTCGATTGGTTCAACGACGAGGTCAAGGGTGGCTTGGTCGCCTTCATTCCCGAGGAGACTTTGGACGGCATCGCCGCTTTGATCACCGAGGAGAATCTGCAGGCCCTTCTCGAGGACTACGTCTACTACTATTCACCTTCCGTGCGCACGGCGTTCGATTTCTTTGGCGAAGCCAAAGATGCGGGCGGCAACCTCATCGGCAACTTTGAGAAAGAGACGGGCGTGGGCGAAGACGCCAAGACGCTCACCTTCACGGCGGAAGAAATGCGCACCTTTGCCTACGCGCGCTACTACGCCAAGACCAACGGCGCCTTCATCGGCTCGGTGCTGGTGGGCAACAACGACGACGGCTTGGGCGCTTTGCTCAACGCGGACGGCAACATCGGTCAAATCACGATGTCCACTTCCGGCTATCCCGCGTCGCACGCCTTCACGATGGACCAAATCTACCAACTCAAAGCGGACAAGGAGTATATTCCTTCCCTGTTCCCCGCGTTGGCGGCCCGTCGCTATCTGTATATCTTTATGGGTATCGTGCTTTTGAGCATCGTACTCTTCTACCAATTCGCCAACCGCGAGAACGAGGTGATCGCCTCGCTTGTGGTCAATAACGTCAAAGGAGGTGCGAAATAATGAATAAGACTCTGCTTACCGTTTTCAAAGTTATTTTGCACGTCGTCGGGTGGCCCTTGCTCATCGCGTTGGTGTTTATCCTCAACCGCAACGTCATTGCGGGCGGCAGTATGTACGGCCTGGCCGTCTTCGTGTGCGTTATCGTCGCCGCCGTGATGGCGCTCGTCTACTACCTCGCCTACTTCTTGGTGCGCACCAAGAAGAAGCGTTCCATTCGCAATCAGCACATCATCGTGGCCATCGTGGCGATATGCTGTCTGTGCGGTTTTTGGGCCTTGCTGGACGCCTTTATCCCCGGGCCTCTCGAGACCGCTACCAGCAGTACCCTTCGTTGGGAAGACTTGTCCGACAACTGGGGCGCTCGCGCCGAGGTGCAGGAGAAACTCCTCAACGACTACGTCACGATGAACTTCGAGTTGGGTCGTCTCAAATCCCCCAACGGCGAGACCAAAGAGGACTATATTAAGCAAGGGCCCAACGGCAACGCCGAACTCAAAGCCCTGCTGAACGCCGACTTCCACAGCGAAGACAGCGACGGTTACGCGAGTTACAAAGGTCCCTCCATCGACTACGCGCAGGCCGACCGCATGACCATTCCCGTCCTGCTGCACCTGTTCCTCGACGACCGCAGCAACGTGCAGGGTGCCAACAGCGACTACGCCAAAGAGAACAATCTGCCCTCTCTCCCCATCGCCGTACCCTACTACGACGTGTATTCGGTGGGTGAGACGGACGACGAGTTGTTGTACGAGGACGTGCGCGTCTATCACGGCTACAAGGACGGCTCGGCCACGTTCTTCGTGACCGACCAAGATCTCAACGTGCAATACGATACGAGCAAGGTCGCCGTCATCAGCAAGTTCAAAGGCAAGTGGTCGTTGGTCACCAAGATCATCGATCGTCGCGAAAACGAGACCGTCGAAGAAGTGACGCAATACGAGTCAAAAGGCGCGGCGCTCACGGCGTTGTACGCGCACGAGGAAGAGTTTGACAAGTATTTCGTGGGCGACTATCGCATGGCTTCCGTCGGTTGGCACGTTTTGGATATGATGGGCACCGCGATGGATATAAATCTCCTGTCGCAGTCTATGATGGATACCGACCTCTTGGCCGTTATCGACAGTCTGCCTTTGGAGGGCGCGCTAGCCGGCGTCAAGGACGGCATCAAGACGGCTTTGTCCAACTTCAACGTGCGTTTCGTGTCCGACGTGTTCCAGCTCGATTTGGTGCCCGACGCGTTGGCCGTGGTGGCCGACCTCGTCGCCGAGGACGAACTTTTGGGTTCGCCTTTGTACATCAGCGTGGACGCCAAGACGGGCACTTTGTCGTTGACGCCTTCTAACGCCCATCGCGGCGTATTGGGCTATATGGAGATCGCTTGGTTGCAAAATCAAGGTCTGTTGTACATCATCGTGTCCTTGTTCTCCACGCGCACGCTGTTCTACGCCTACGCGCCCTTTATGGGATTGATCGCCGTCTTGTTGGGCCTCATTCGCGAGAAAGAGAAGAAACTCGCGGAGGGCGGCGCCGTTGCTTCGGCCAACCCCAAGAAGGAGAAAAAAGCCAAGAAAGACAAGAAAGACAAGAAGCAAGAGAAGGTCGAGCAGGCCTCGCAAGAGCAACCGCAACAAGAGAACGACGTTAGCGCGGACGACTTGTTGGAAGAGGAGCCGCAGGATGCGGCGGGCAGCGACATTCTGGACTTCGACGTATAAATAATCATGCCCCCGCACGGCTCGGCCTTGCGGGGGATTTTTTGCGAGGGAATTATGAAATACAAAGTCAACAGCCAAGAGATTACCGACGAAGTGAAGCAAGCGGCGGACGGCGCGTTCGTGGACTTGCCTTGCGGCTTTACCCATTACAAAATCGAGGGCGAGACGGGCGAGTGGTGCGTGCTC
Protein-coding sequences here:
- a CDS encoding NfeD family protein; translated protein: MPIMVWIWLGIFVVTLVVELATPQFVSLWFAISSLLCLGLAFIPGLPWWAQVIIFVVLSTVLLVFLRPICNKYFMHRHQATNTDSLIGREVRMTVEANFDQLGQAKVGDVVWSIKSKDDTPLPAGEIVTIIAIDGNKLIAERK
- a CDS encoding SPFH/Band 7/PHB domain protein — encoded protein: MIILASISSGAIAGIIIGILAFIILIIVASGIKVVRQSTAVIVERLGRYHRTLNTGIHWIMPILDRASRPISLKEIVADFKPQPVITKDNVTMQIDTVVYFAITDPKLYTYGVDRPISAIENLTATTLRNIVGELELDETLTSRDTVNSKMRIILDEATDPWGIKINRVELKNILPPKDIQEAMEKQMRAERERREQILKAEGEKKSSILIAEGEKESKILRAQADREAQLLAADAQKQARIMAAEAEKAALIAEGEGKAQAITLINQAAPTNSYLTLEGYEALKVVADGKSTKIVVPTEIANVTGLIKALAETTTDKVDKTDKK